The nucleotide window GGACGACTAGCACCCCGTCGTCGATCTCATAGACGATCCGGTAGTCATCCGTGCGTACGCGCCACTCATCATTCCCGCCGACCAACTTCTTCGCGCCAACCGGGCGAGGTTCCTGCGCAAGCAGCTCCACAGCCGCTTGGACCCGGCGCTGGGCTCTCCCGTCCAGCTTGCGCAGCTGACGTACCGCCACAGGGCTGAGCACGATCCGGTAGGTCATGCGAGCCCGAGTTCCGCTTTGACCTCGTCCCACGGAATGGTGCCGTGCTCAGCGGCCTCAGTACGGGCCACCTGCGCGGCCTCGATGTCAGCGAGGTCCTCTGCCGCCTCAATCAGACGCTCAAGGTCATCCGCATCGATGACCGCAGCGACTCGACGCCCCCGGCGAGTGAGGAACACCGGGTCGTGACGCACACGGGCATCGTCGATAACATCGGCAAGCCGACTGCGCGCAGCCGTGACACTCACATCGTTCATAACAGCCATTATGGACAGAAGACGCGAAGATATACGTCTGTTGCACAGGGGTTGCCCTAGCGCACGCGTCTTCCTGCCCGCATCCTCGTTACCGTCATTGTCGTCACACGTTCCGACGCCAAGCAGCATCCCTATGGTCAAGGAATGGGCGAGAGGCCACCTTCATCCCGTGTTTCATGCCCCCTATGACCCGGACCTCGGCGAGGACATGCGCGATCGCCGTCGCCTACTCACCTGGGCGAGCTCGACGAGCCCCTCATCACCTCTGTGGCACTTAGTCGCCTGCCGGAGGCAGCACGGCAGGACTGACACGCTCGCCTATGCCACACACCGTCGTCGACCAGGACGGGACTGACCGCATATGCGACCAGGCCCCTGAGACATGCTGCGATGATCCCACCCCACCAGCCCCGCCGTAGCAGGTCCGCACCTAGGTGCACATCAGTCGATCGAATGATGTTGCGACACGCCAACACTTGCTTACAATCTGGTCTCGGAAACCGCCAAATAGAGGTTGTTTTCAATGTTCCTGAAGCCTCCAGGCTTACCACCCAGCGAGAGGCTATGTGATGACACTCACAGCGGTACCCCCTACGCCCCGCCGCATTCGCCTGCGCGACGCCGCGGACGGCTCCTTCACCACCTGCTTCTTTGACGTAGCGGCCTTCAACACCTCCAGCATCGTGCGAGCGCTGGGGCACGAACCCAACGGCTACTTCTGGGACGGTGTGGTGCGCTGGCTGATCGACCGCGGCGAGCTCCCGGATGTGCAGACCGACCCTGAGGGCACCATGTTCTACGCCTACGGGGACCGCGCAGACACGGAGAAGCTGGCCACCTGCCTGATGCGCTACCTCACCGACGAGGAGGCGCTCACCGCACTGGTGTTCGCGGCTGATGCCGTGGGCTTCGACTTCGACGACGACCGGCACTGAGCAGCTCCACGAGCCGAGCCAAGGGACACCACCCAGCCCAGCCCAATCACCGCACCATTGCGCAGCGGCTAGCCCTGTGTTTCACTCAGCCTTTCTGGCACGGTGTCACCATTTTTAGGAGTCTTCATGGAGAAGCTGCTGTTCCGTTCCTCTGCCATCTGGGCCGTGCTCGGCCTGCTCAGCGGCGTCTACTACCGTGAACTCACCCGTTTCCAGGGGTGGGACCACCCGACCTTCACCCAGCTGTCCACCGTGCACACGCATACCCTGGTGCTCGGCTGCCTGTTCATGCTAGTGATGCTGGCGCTGGAGCGGGTCTTCCGGGTCTCCCAGCACTCCCCGCTGGCCGCCAAAGCCTATGTGGTCTGGAACGTGGGGGTCGGCTGGACCGTGCTGCTACAGGCCGTCAAGGGAACCCTGCAGGTCACCGGCCAGGAGTTCTACTCCAGCCCCGCCATCGCCGGAGTCTCCGGCCTGGGGCACATCATCCTGACCGTTGGCTTCGCCCTGTACTTCCACGCCCTAGCCAAGGCGGTCAAGGCCCCCACTGAAACCAGCCACTGAAACCAGTCACTGAGACCGGCGTCCGCACCAGCCCCAGCTGGCTACCCCGTTAGCCCTGCTCCTGCGGCGGATCCCACAACCCTGCCCGCTGGGCCAGCACCGCGAGCGCCACCGGGCCAGCGGAGGCCGTGCGCATCACATGCGGTCCTAACCGCACGGGCACAGCACCAGCGGCTTTCAAAGCTGCCGTCTCCTGCGCACCGATCCCACCCTCGGGGCCGACTATCACGGCCAGCACTGGCGACGCCGTCGTGTGGTCCCCCTCCTCCTGCACGGCGGGCAGCACCGGCAGGGGCGCCCCACCAACGGGTGCCGTGACCTCCTCGTGCAATACAAGCACCACTCCACCAGCCTGTACCACCTCAGCCACCCAGACGCACAGCTGTTTGGTGCTGCGAGGCGCATCAACCACAGGCACCCAGGCGCGCCGGGCCTGTTTAGCGGCCTCCTGCGCCGTGGCCTGCCAGCGCTCCCGACCCTTCGCAGCCTTGGGTCCCTTCCACACGGAGACGCAACGTTCGGCTTGCCACGGCAGAACCAGGTCCACGCCTATCTCTGTGGCGGTCTCCACGGCCTGCTCGTCGCGGTCCCCCTTAGCTAGGGCCTGCACCAGGGTCAGGCGCAGGGGCGTGGGCGGTTCCTCTAGGCGCTCAACCACGCGCACCCCCAGGCGGTCCTTGCGGCCCTCGGCACCCGCCTGAACCACCTCGCAGACTAGGCGCAGGCCCGCGCCGTCCACCAGGTCCACGCGCTCACCTGTACGGATGCGTCGCACGGTGACGGCGTGCCGGGCTTCAGTTCCGGTGAGTGTCAACAGTGAGCCTACGTTGGCGGTGGCGGTAGCCCCGGCGGGCTCAAGGGTCTGGGAGGTCAGGATGAACACGGGCGCGGTCACTCACCCAGGCTACCGGCGCTCTAGGCCCAGGGTGTTGCACAGCTACCTGCACCCTCCCACGGTTGCCGTCTACCGGGGCAGGCACGGACCGCTTTGGCTCTGATGCTAGCGTCACGCCTATGTCCTCCCAGATTCCTGCAGTCTCCCCACCGCGCGCTCCGCTGCCCCCGGTCACCACCGTGGATGACGTGCGCACCCGCCTGGCCATGGTGCGGGCCCGCGTGGACGCGGCCGCCACCGCTGCTGGGCGCAACCCGAGTGAGATCACGGTGCTGCCGGTCACCAAGACGATCCCGAAGGCGACTCTGCGCCTGGCTGCTGCGGCTGGAGTCAGCCGCATGGGCGAGAACAAGGTGCAGGAGGCCAAGGCAAAAGCTGAAGCCATGGCGGACCTTCCTATCGCTTGGTCTCTCATTGGTCACCTACAGACCAACAAAGCCCGCGACGCAGCCGCCTTCGCTACTGAACTGCAGTCCTTGGATTCGGTGCACTTGGCGGAGGCGCTGGACCGGCGCTTGCAGGCCGCGGGGCGGGGCCTGGACGTGTATGTGCAGGTCAACACCTCCGGGGAGGATTCAAAGTCTGGGCTTGCCCCAGCGGAGGTACTGGGCTTCCTAGAGGCCTTGCCCACTTACTCGTCTCTGCACGTGGTGGGGCTTATGACCATCGCCGCCAACACCGACGACGTCACCCGCGTCCGCTCCTGCTTCCGCCTGCTGCGCGAGCTGCGGGACAGCGCGAGGCAGGCGGGCACCGTCGGTGCGGGGCTGCTGTCCATGGGTATGAGCGGTGACCTGGAGGCCGCCGTCGCTGAGGGCTCCACCTGTGTGCGGGTGGGCCAGGCGGTCTTTGGCGCGCGCCGCTACCCGCAGGCGCACTGAATGGGGAATCTAGCAGCGGCCCCAGAGCCTGTGTCCCACGACGCAGGTCAGCGCCTAGAGCCCTGACAGCGCTCAAGGGCTTTGCCCGTGCTTAAAGACCCGCTGGCGTCTCAGCGCCCGTTGATCCAGTCGCCGAGCTTTTTCTTAAAACTGCCGTCCTTGGTTACCTGCTCGGTCTCGCCGCGCAGTTCAGCCAGTCGGCGCAGCAAGTCACGCTGCTCATCATCCAGACGGGTAGGGGTTTCCACCACGATGCTGATGCGCAGGTCGCCGCGACCCCGACGCCGCAGCCTGCCGGCCCCCAGGCCGTCCATGACCTTCTCCTGGCCGTTCTGGGTACCAGGCTTGACCTCTAGCGCGCGAGGCCCGTCGAGGGTCTCCACGGTGAAGGTGCCGCCCAGGGCTGCCGCCGTCATGGGGATACGCAGCTCGGTGAGCAGGTCGTCTCCCTCGCGGCGCAGGGTGGGGTGCTCGGTCTCGTGGAACTCGACGTACAGGTCGCCGTTGGGGCCTCCGCCAGGACCGGCCTCACCCTGCCCGTCCATGCGCAAGCGGGTCCCGGTGGACACACCGATCGGCACCTTTACCTGCACCTCGCGGCGTACGTGCTTGCGTCCCTCACCGGAGCATTCCTTGCAGGGGCTGGCGATGATCGTGCCAAAGCCACTGCACTGGGGGCAGCGGACGCTGGTGACAGCCTGTCCAAACAGCGAGTTGACCACGCGCTGCACGGAGCCGGAGCCGTTGCATCCCGAGCAGGTGACGGGCTCCGTGCCGGGCAGGCAGCAGGAGCCTTTGCAGGTGTCGCAGGTGACGTAGGAGCTAACAGTCACGGGCTTGGTGGCCCCGAAGGTCACGTCCTGGAGGCTCACCTCTAGGGCCACCACGCCATCCTGGCCCCGGCGGGCCCGGGAGGCGGGGCCCCGAGAAGCACCGCCGCCAAACATTGATTGGAAGATGCCCCCCAGGTCACCCAGGTCGGAGGCAGAGAATCCGCCGAAGCCTCCAAAGCTGCCACCGCCACGCACCGCATCCTCACCACCAAGGTCATACATCTGGCGCTTGTCGGCGTCGGAGAGGGTCTCGTAGGCCACAGAGACCTGCTTAAACTCCTCCTCGTGGCCGGGGCCAGCGACGTCTGGGTGCAGGGAGCGAGCCTTCTTGCGGTAGGCCTTCTTGATCTCCTCGGCGGTAGCGTTGCGGGTGACGCCAAGGATCTCGTAGTAGTCGCTCACGTGGTTTTCCTTTTGGTTACTGGGGAGGTTTAGGGTCGATGAGGGCCTACTGCTGCGGGCCGGTCAGGAACCGGGACAGGTAGAGGGCGACGGCGTTGACCGCGGCGATGGTTGCTGGATAGTCCATGCGGGTCGGGCCGATGACGCCCAGGTGGGCAATGGCATCGCCACTGCCGAGGCCATAGGTGGCAGTAATGA belongs to Actinomyces trachealis and includes:
- a CDS encoding type II toxin-antitoxin system RelE family toxin, whose product is MTYRIVLSPVAVRQLRKLDGRAQRRVQAAVELLAQEPRPVGAKKLVGGNDEWRVRTDDYRIVYEIDDGVLVVLVLAVGHRREVYRRR
- a CDS encoding type II toxin-antitoxin system Phd/YefM family antitoxin — translated: MNDVSVTAARSRLADVIDDARVRHDPVFLTRRGRRVAAVIDADDLERLIEAAEDLADIEAAQVARTEAAEHGTIPWDEVKAELGLA
- a CDS encoding Imm51 family immunity protein — encoded protein: MTLTAVPPTPRRIRLRDAADGSFTTCFFDVAAFNTSSIVRALGHEPNGYFWDGVVRWLIDRGELPDVQTDPEGTMFYAYGDRADTEKLATCLMRYLTDEEALTALVFAADAVGFDFDDDRH
- a CDS encoding DUF2871 domain-containing protein → MEKLLFRSSAIWAVLGLLSGVYYRELTRFQGWDHPTFTQLSTVHTHTLVLGCLFMLVMLALERVFRVSQHSPLAAKAYVVWNVGVGWTVLLQAVKGTLQVTGQEFYSSPAIAGVSGLGHIILTVGFALYFHALAKAVKAPTETSH
- a CDS encoding 16S rRNA (uracil(1498)-N(3))-methyltransferase — protein: MTAPVFILTSQTLEPAGATATANVGSLLTLTGTEARHAVTVRRIRTGERVDLVDGAGLRLVCEVVQAGAEGRKDRLGVRVVERLEEPPTPLRLTLVQALAKGDRDEQAVETATEIGVDLVLPWQAERCVSVWKGPKAAKGRERWQATAQEAAKQARRAWVPVVDAPRSTKQLCVWVAEVVQAGGVVLVLHEEVTAPVGGAPLPVLPAVQEEGDHTTASPVLAVIVGPEGGIGAQETAALKAAGAVPVRLGPHVMRTASAGPVALAVLAQRAGLWDPPQEQG
- a CDS encoding YggS family pyridoxal phosphate-dependent enzyme; the protein is MSSQIPAVSPPRAPLPPVTTVDDVRTRLAMVRARVDAAATAAGRNPSEITVLPVTKTIPKATLRLAAAAGVSRMGENKVQEAKAKAEAMADLPIAWSLIGHLQTNKARDAAAFATELQSLDSVHLAEALDRRLQAAGRGLDVYVQVNTSGEDSKSGLAPAEVLGFLEALPTYSSLHVVGLMTIAANTDDVTRVRSCFRLLRELRDSARQAGTVGAGLLSMGMSGDLEAAVAEGSTCVRVGQAVFGARRYPQAH
- the dnaJ gene encoding molecular chaperone DnaJ yields the protein MSDYYEILGVTRNATAEEIKKAYRKKARSLHPDVAGPGHEEEFKQVSVAYETLSDADKRQMYDLGGEDAVRGGGSFGGFGGFSASDLGDLGGIFQSMFGGGASRGPASRARRGQDGVVALEVSLQDVTFGATKPVTVSSYVTCDTCKGSCCLPGTEPVTCSGCNGSGSVQRVVNSLFGQAVTSVRCPQCSGFGTIIASPCKECSGEGRKHVRREVQVKVPIGVSTGTRLRMDGQGEAGPGGGPNGDLYVEFHETEHPTLRREGDDLLTELRIPMTAAALGGTFTVETLDGPRALEVKPGTQNGQEKVMDGLGAGRLRRRGRGDLRISIVVETPTRLDDEQRDLLRRLAELRGETEQVTKDGSFKKKLGDWINGR